One window of the Methylocystis parvus OBBP genome contains the following:
- a CDS encoding cobalt-precorrin-5B (C(1))-methyltransferase, protein MTDARKDRSLRRGWTTGACATAAARAAFEALVTGAPPPDPVEIALPSGKRAAFALAEFSRGDDFARAGVVKDAGDDPDVTHGALIRAALRHAPPGAGVIFKAGEGVGAVTRPGLPLPPGEPAINPVPRQMMRQTIEEAAQRLGVGADAEIEISIPGGERLAKHTLNGRLGIVGGLSILGTTGIVTPFSCAAWIDSIHRGVDVARASGLAHIAGTTGSTSEAAVQKLYDLPEAALIEMGDFVGGLLKYLRTHPVARVTIGGGFAKMTKLAQGRLDLHSGRSSLDLAQLSETARAAGADEETAARVKHANSALDALLIARAAGVDLAAPIAQAAWETAAKALGSEDVALEAIVFDREGRLLAQTPFKKAGDA, encoded by the coding sequence ATGACGGATGCGCGCAAAGATCGATCGCTGCGCCGGGGCTGGACGACCGGCGCCTGCGCAACCGCCGCGGCGCGGGCGGCTTTCGAGGCGCTCGTCACCGGCGCGCCGCCGCCGGACCCGGTCGAGATCGCGTTGCCGTCCGGCAAGCGCGCGGCCTTCGCGCTTGCGGAGTTTTCGCGGGGCGACGATTTCGCCCGCGCGGGCGTCGTCAAGGACGCCGGCGACGACCCGGACGTGACGCATGGCGCGCTGATCCGCGCCGCCTTGCGCCACGCTCCGCCGGGCGCGGGCGTGATCTTCAAAGCCGGCGAAGGCGTCGGCGCGGTCACGCGGCCGGGCCTGCCATTGCCGCCGGGCGAACCCGCCATCAATCCCGTCCCGCGCCAGATGATGCGGCAGACGATCGAAGAAGCCGCGCAAAGGCTCGGCGTCGGCGCGGACGCCGAGATCGAGATTTCCATCCCCGGCGGCGAGAGACTGGCGAAACATACGCTCAACGGACGCCTCGGAATCGTCGGCGGATTGTCGATACTCGGCACGACGGGAATCGTCACGCCCTTCTCCTGCGCCGCCTGGATCGACAGCATCCATCGCGGCGTCGACGTCGCGCGCGCGAGCGGGCTCGCGCATATCGCCGGAACGACCGGCTCGACCTCGGAAGCCGCCGTGCAGAAGCTCTATGACTTGCCCGAGGCGGCGCTGATCGAGATGGGAGATTTCGTCGGCGGGCTCCTCAAATATCTGCGCACGCATCCCGTCGCGCGCGTGACCATTGGCGGCGGCTTCGCCAAGATGACCAAGCTCGCGCAGGGTCGGCTCGATCTGCATTCGGGCCGTTCGAGTCTCGACCTCGCCCAATTGAGCGAGACGGCGCGCGCCGCCGGCGCGGATGAGGAAACCGCGGCGCGGGTGAAGCACGCCAATAGCGCGCTCGACGCATTACTGATTGCGCGTGCGGCCGGCGTCGATCTCGCGGCGCCAATCGCGCAGGCGGCCTGGGAGACGGCGGCCAAGGCGCTCGGGTCCGAGGACGTGGCGCTGGAGGCGATCGTTTTCGACAGGGAGGGTCGGTTGCTGGCGCAAACGCCTTTCAAAAAGGCCGGCGATGCGTAA
- a CDS encoding bile acid:sodium symporter family protein, whose protein sequence is MARSHCEELTHIVHRYFIWIVIGSYIAAALAPAAGVALQKVRLLDTGAGGAPVTATMLMLFLLLFNAGLGTNAGEIQTLARRPGVLAIGALGNFLVPLIFIVAASFTLAAWHNSDETQQILTGLAFVAAMPIAGASTAWAQTANGNMSLSIGLVLTTTALSPLLTPAVLHAVAGLTTGDYSEDLHELAAGNSMSFLGMWVFAPSILGVLAGRLIGETAKSRAKPYLKLSNYGMVVLLNYANASLSLPQVARNPDLDFLAIMLLVILFLCVTAFAAGWLCARVSGADAEETASLTFALGMNNNGAGLSLATTAMPDHAGVLLPVIFYNLAQHFVAALADRSLFQRKAAR, encoded by the coding sequence ATGGCTCGCTCGCATTGCGAAGAATTGACGCACATCGTCCATCGCTATTTCATCTGGATCGTCATCGGCTCCTATATAGCCGCGGCGCTTGCGCCGGCAGCCGGAGTCGCCCTGCAAAAGGTCCGCCTCCTCGACACGGGAGCCGGCGGCGCGCCTGTGACGGCGACGATGCTGATGCTGTTTCTCCTGCTCTTCAACGCCGGTCTCGGAACCAATGCAGGAGAAATTCAAACGCTGGCGCGCAGGCCCGGCGTGCTGGCGATTGGCGCGCTCGGCAATTTCCTCGTGCCGCTGATCTTCATCGTTGCGGCGAGCTTCACGCTGGCCGCCTGGCACAATAGCGACGAAACGCAGCAGATCCTCACAGGCCTCGCTTTTGTGGCGGCGATGCCGATCGCCGGCGCTTCGACCGCCTGGGCTCAGACGGCCAATGGCAATATGTCGCTGAGCATTGGACTCGTTTTGACGACCACCGCGCTCAGCCCATTGCTCACGCCCGCCGTGCTACATGCGGTCGCGGGCTTGACGACCGGCGACTATAGCGAGGACCTCCACGAACTCGCCGCCGGCAATTCCATGAGTTTCCTTGGCATGTGGGTGTTCGCGCCATCCATTCTGGGCGTGCTCGCCGGGCGGCTGATCGGCGAGACCGCGAAGTCGCGCGCCAAGCCCTATCTCAAACTGTCGAATTACGGGATGGTCGTCCTGCTGAATTACGCCAACGCCTCGCTTTCATTGCCGCAGGTCGCGCGCAACCCCGATCTCGACTTTCTCGCGATCATGCTTTTGGTCATCCTCTTTCTCTGCGTGACCGCTTTCGCCGCGGGCTGGCTTTGCGCGCGCGTCAGCGGCGCGGACGCTGAAGAAACTGCGTCGCTGACATTCGCGCTCGGCATGAACAACAATGGAGCCGGGCTCTCGCTCGCGACGACCGCCATGCCCGATCACGCCGGCGTTCTGCTCCCGGTCATCTTCTACAATCTCGCCCAGCATTTCGTCGCCGCGCTCGCCGACCGTTCGCTCTTTCAGCGAAAGGCGGCGCGTTGA
- a CDS encoding tRNA1(Val) (adenine(37)-N6)-methyltransferase, with the protein MDGDAADGFLDGRLRLRQGRGHRAGHDAVLLAALTPPDQKGLILDIGAGAGAIGLMAAVLAQQARVGLVEIDRAACALARENAAANGLAERVAVYEADVVSAKSRRASGLVDEQAALVLTNPPFYDESKVRVTPDSDKARAHVAAVPLPEWVRGALALLAPGGTFAMIHRADALYACLAAMKGRLGGVTVRPVHTKPGAPAVRVLLTGVKGSKAPMAVLEGRFA; encoded by the coding sequence ATGGATGGCGACGCGGCGGATGGATTTCTCGACGGGCGGCTGCGGCTGCGGCAGGGCCGGGGCCATCGCGCCGGCCATGACGCGGTCCTGCTCGCGGCGCTGACGCCGCCGGACCAGAAGGGGTTGATCCTCGACATTGGGGCCGGCGCGGGAGCGATCGGGCTTATGGCGGCCGTTCTGGCGCAGCAGGCGCGCGTCGGTCTGGTCGAGATCGACCGTGCAGCCTGCGCGCTGGCGCGGGAGAATGCGGCGGCGAACGGCCTTGCGGAGCGGGTCGCCGTTTATGAAGCGGATGTCGTCTCCGCCAAATCGCGCCGCGCATCGGGCCTCGTCGACGAGCAGGCGGCGCTGGTCCTCACCAACCCGCCCTTCTATGACGAGAGCAAAGTGCGCGTGACGCCGGACTCCGACAAAGCCCGCGCCCATGTCGCGGCCGTCCCCCTCCCGGAATGGGTGCGCGGCGCGCTGGCGCTGCTCGCGCCGGGCGGAACCTTCGCCATGATCCACCGGGCCGATGCGCTCTATGCATGCCTCGCGGCGATGAAAGGCCGGCTTGGCGGCGTGACGGTGCGGCCTGTCCATACGAAGCCCGGCGCGCCGGCGGTGAGGGTTCTGCTGACGGGCGTGAAGGGATCGAAGGCGCCGATGGCGGTGCTGGAAGGGCGCTTTGCGTAG
- a CDS encoding PsiF family protein yields the protein MLKSIKILSTAGLAAMAFASASSAETVWKPPAEIAGKGTAESGAAPAAAETAAPATPSAPVAKADKEKGCNEQAAAKGLKGKAKRQFKAECLKS from the coding sequence ATGTTGAAGAGCATAAAGATTCTTTCGACGGCGGGCCTTGCCGCCATGGCTTTCGCCAGCGCCTCCTCGGCGGAAACGGTATGGAAGCCGCCGGCGGAAATCGCCGGCAAGGGGACTGCGGAGTCCGGCGCTGCGCCGGCGGCCGCCGAGACGGCCGCTCCGGCGACGCCGTCCGCGCCGGTCGCCAAGGCGGACAAGGAAAAGGGCTGCAACGAGCAGGCCGCCGCCAAGGGCCTCAAGGGCAAGGCGAAGCGGCAGTTCAAGGCCGAATGCCTGAAGTCCTGA
- a CDS encoding O-acetylhomoserine aminocarboxypropyltransferase/cysteine synthase family protein, with translation MAIETKHPETLALHAGWRADPTTGAVAVPIYQSTSFQFRDTEHAANLFALKELGPIYTRIGNPTADALEQRLAALEGGAAALMLSSGQAASAFAIQNLAKVGDNVVSSTDLYGGTWNLFANTLKDQGIEVRFVDPSDPENFRRAIDDRTRAFYGETLPNPKLTVFPIAEIAAIGREYGVPLIIDNTAAPIIARPLDHGAAIVVYSTTKYLGGHGTSIGGAIIDGGNFDWEKFPARQPALNTPDPSYHGAVWVEAVKPLGPIAYIIKARTTLLRDLGSSPSPFNAFLTLQGIETVTLRMERHVANAQKAADFLASRSEVTRVIYPSHQTGEARKRADKYLKGGYGALLGFELKGGAEAGRRFIDALEMFYHVANIGDARSLAIHPATTTHSQLSEESQLASGVTPGYVRLCIGLEHIDDIVADLEKGLKAAGA, from the coding sequence ATGGCCATTGAGACAAAACATCCGGAAACCCTTGCGCTTCACGCAGGCTGGCGCGCGGACCCCACGACCGGCGCGGTCGCCGTTCCGATTTATCAGTCGACGTCTTTCCAATTTCGCGACACTGAGCACGCGGCCAATCTTTTTGCGCTGAAGGAGCTGGGGCCGATCTATACGCGCATCGGCAATCCGACCGCCGACGCGCTTGAACAGCGCCTCGCCGCGCTCGAAGGCGGCGCCGCTGCGCTCATGCTTTCGTCCGGGCAGGCGGCCTCGGCCTTCGCGATTCAGAACCTCGCAAAGGTTGGCGACAATGTCGTCTCCTCGACCGATCTTTATGGCGGCACCTGGAATCTCTTCGCCAACACGCTGAAGGACCAGGGCATCGAGGTTCGATTCGTCGATCCGTCCGATCCCGAGAATTTCCGCCGCGCGATCGACGACCGTACGCGCGCTTTTTACGGCGAGACGTTGCCGAATCCCAAACTGACCGTTTTCCCGATCGCCGAGATCGCCGCGATCGGCCGCGAATATGGCGTTCCGCTGATCATCGACAACACCGCGGCGCCGATCATTGCGCGGCCGCTCGATCACGGCGCGGCGATCGTCGTCTATTCGACGACGAAATATCTCGGCGGCCATGGCACGTCGATCGGCGGCGCGATCATCGACGGCGGCAATTTCGACTGGGAGAAATTCCCCGCGCGCCAACCCGCGCTCAACACGCCGGACCCGAGCTATCACGGCGCCGTCTGGGTCGAGGCGGTGAAGCCCCTGGGGCCCATCGCCTATATCATCAAGGCGCGCACGACCCTGCTGCGCGACCTCGGCTCGTCGCCTTCTCCCTTCAACGCCTTCCTCACCTTGCAGGGAATCGAGACCGTGACGCTGCGCATGGAGCGCCATGTCGCCAATGCGCAGAAGGCGGCGGACTTTCTCGCGAGCCGAAGCGAAGTGACGCGCGTGATCTATCCCTCCCATCAGACCGGCGAAGCGCGCAAACGCGCCGACAAATATCTCAAGGGCGGCTATGGCGCGCTGCTCGGCTTCGAGCTGAAGGGCGGCGCGGAAGCGGGACGGCGCTTCATCGACGCGCTCGAAATGTTCTACCACGTCGCCAATATCGGCGACGCGCGCAGCCTCGCCATCCATCCCGCGACGACGACGCATTCGCAGCTTTCGGAAGAGTCGCAGCTCGCAAGCGGCGTGACGCCCGGCTATGTGCGCCTGTGCATCGGGCTGGAGCATATCGACGACATCGTCGCCGATCTGGAGAAGGGACTGAAAGCAGCGGGGGCGTAG
- a CDS encoding polyprenyl synthetase family protein, whose amino-acid sequence MGIVIPLEEKKAAGLDSLLELIRQDLERTNQLIIQRTGSDVTTIPEVANHLISAGGKRLRPMLVLATAGMCGYKGDGHLKFAAGIEFMHTATLLHDDVVDESNMRRGKIAARMLWGNQTCVLVGDFLLGHAFKMMVEPGQVPPLTVVSQAAAVIAEGEILQLNAAKDTTTTEDAYMAVIRRKTAELFAAAAEVGVMLAGKPKADEAAARSYGMNLGVAFQLIDDALDYGGSSAKLGKNVGDDFREGKITLPVVLAFRRGNDKEREFWRRTLEKGEIKDGDVETACGLMKKHKALDDTIERAAHYGAIARDAMEIFPASPWKNALLEVVDFCIERVY is encoded by the coding sequence GTGGGTATCGTTATTCCGCTCGAAGAGAAGAAAGCTGCGGGCCTCGACAGCCTTCTCGAACTGATCCGCCAGGACCTCGAGCGCACCAACCAGCTCATCATCCAACGCACCGGCTCGGACGTCACCACGATCCCCGAAGTCGCGAACCACCTGATTTCGGCGGGCGGCAAGCGGCTGCGTCCCATGCTCGTCCTCGCGACCGCCGGCATGTGCGGCTATAAGGGCGACGGTCACCTGAAATTCGCCGCCGGCATCGAATTCATGCATACGGCGACCCTGCTCCACGACGATGTGGTGGACGAGTCCAATATGCGCCGTGGCAAGATCGCCGCCCGTATGCTCTGGGGCAATCAGACCTGCGTGCTCGTCGGCGACTTCCTCCTGGGCCACGCCTTCAAGATGATGGTCGAGCCGGGCCAGGTCCCGCCGCTCACCGTCGTCTCCCAGGCGGCCGCCGTGATCGCTGAAGGCGAGATTCTCCAGCTCAACGCCGCCAAGGACACGACGACGACTGAAGACGCCTATATGGCCGTCATCCGCCGCAAGACGGCGGAACTCTTCGCCGCCGCCGCCGAGGTCGGCGTCATGCTCGCCGGCAAGCCCAAGGCGGACGAAGCCGCGGCGCGCAGCTACGGCATGAATCTCGGCGTCGCTTTCCAGCTTATCGACGACGCGCTGGATTATGGCGGCTCCTCCGCCAAGCTCGGCAAGAATGTCGGCGATGATTTCCGCGAGGGCAAGATCACTCTGCCCGTCGTGCTGGCCTTCCGCCGCGGCAACGACAAGGAACGCGAATTCTGGCGCCGCACGCTGGAGAAGGGCGAGATCAAGGACGGAGACGTCGAGACCGCCTGCGGCCTGATGAAAAAGCACAAGGCGCTCGACGACACGATCGAGCGCGCCGCCCATTACGGCGCGATCGCGCGCGACGCGATGGAGATTTTCCCAGCTTCGCCATGGAAAAACGCGCTGCTCGAAGTCGTGGATTTCTGCATCGAGCGCGTCTACTGA
- a CDS encoding GNAT family N-acetyltransferase: protein MRPEDLPEICRIATGAHADLPERPEVFEEKARLFPAGCFVLAKDGALVGYAISHPWRLYDIPPLDAFLGALPPSPDCLFLHDVALTPGARGDGATAHLIQRLCNVARKERLAFLALTSVYGTAGFWAETGFQAASDERLAPKLKSYGAGALYMIRKLQG from the coding sequence ATGCGTCCCGAAGACCTGCCGGAGATCTGTCGCATCGCGACGGGCGCTCATGCCGATCTGCCGGAGCGGCCAGAGGTTTTCGAGGAGAAGGCGCGGCTATTCCCCGCCGGCTGCTTCGTGCTGGCGAAGGATGGCGCGCTGGTCGGCTACGCGATCTCCCATCCATGGCGGCTCTATGACATTCCGCCGTTGGATGCTTTTCTGGGCGCGCTGCCGCCGTCTCCGGACTGCCTGTTTTTGCACGACGTCGCCTTGACGCCCGGCGCGCGCGGCGACGGCGCAACCGCGCATTTGATTCAGCGGCTATGCAATGTCGCCCGCAAGGAGCGGCTCGCCTTCCTGGCTTTGACGTCAGTCTATGGAACGGCCGGATTTTGGGCGGAAACTGGCTTCCAGGCCGCGTCGGATGAGAGGCTCGCCCCGAAGTTGAAGAGCTACGGGGCCGGCGCGCTTTACATGATCAGAAAGCTTCAAGGATGA
- a CDS encoding S9 family peptidase, protein MAEPRESRYAQFDLSAQPPIAEKRPTQKTVHGRGLDDPYAWLAAENWRDVLRDPKRLPKDIAALVKAENAYCASVVAPLDELRKTLVKEMRGRIKEDDSDVPDNDGPYAYYGRFREDGEHPLYCRTPRNGGCETILLDGEALAKGHAFFDIGDTAHAPDHAQLAWSVDDKGSELYAIHTRALADGIDRADVVTDTDGAIVWTSDSKAFYYVRVDENHRTAQVFRHEIGADPGTDRLILEETDGAWFVGIEESRCRRFAIVTFHGHDAAEIWLIDLHGTEPAPRLVAAREPKLRYDVEPHGDVLFILNNADGADDFRISAAPLAASERANWRDVVPLRAGAMIVAFTVFAHFLVWVVRENSLPRIVIRDLESGDAHDIAFDEEAYALGLDPGLEYDTTTLRFTYASMTTPEEIYEYDMRERTRVLRKRQEIPSGHDPKNYVTRRLYAPAPDGESVPITLLHRAGFAPGADGAPLLLYGYGAYGHSLAADFDEDALSLVDRGFVYALAHTRGGTDKGWNWYETGKLEKKTNTFSDFLACAQHLIACGYTCEGAIVAQGASAGGMLMGAILNEAPQLFAGVIAGVPFVDVLNTMLRDDLPLTPPEWLEWGNPIADADVYDRIAAYSPYDNVRAQIYPPILSIVGVADPRVTYWEPLKWASKLRATMTGGGPVLLHTHLTAGHGGASGRFEALEDTALEYAFAIACSNRANDRR, encoded by the coding sequence ATGGCTGAGCCCAGGGAAAGCAGATATGCGCAATTTGATCTGTCCGCGCAGCCGCCGATAGCCGAAAAGCGTCCCACGCAAAAAACTGTCCATGGGCGCGGGCTCGACGATCCCTATGCGTGGCTCGCCGCGGAAAATTGGCGCGACGTGCTGCGCGATCCGAAGAGGCTGCCCAAAGACATCGCGGCGCTGGTGAAGGCGGAGAACGCCTATTGCGCCAGCGTCGTCGCGCCTCTCGACGAATTACGCAAGACGCTCGTGAAAGAGATGCGCGGTCGCATCAAGGAGGATGATTCCGACGTCCCCGACAATGACGGCCCCTATGCCTATTACGGCCGGTTCCGCGAAGACGGCGAGCATCCGCTCTACTGCCGCACGCCGCGCAATGGCGGATGTGAGACGATCCTGCTCGACGGCGAGGCGCTGGCGAAAGGGCATGCGTTCTTCGATATCGGCGACACGGCTCACGCGCCCGACCATGCGCAGCTCGCCTGGAGCGTCGACGACAAAGGCTCCGAACTCTACGCCATTCATACGCGCGCCCTCGCGGACGGGATCGACCGCGCGGACGTCGTGACGGATACGGATGGCGCCATCGTCTGGACCTCGGATTCGAAGGCCTTCTATTATGTGCGCGTCGACGAGAACCACCGCACGGCTCAGGTTTTCCGCCACGAGATCGGCGCCGATCCCGGAACCGACCGCCTGATTCTCGAAGAGACGGACGGAGCCTGGTTCGTCGGGATCGAGGAAAGCCGCTGCCGCCGCTTCGCCATCGTCACGTTCCACGGCCACGACGCCGCCGAAATCTGGCTGATCGATCTGCACGGGACCGAGCCCGCGCCGCGGCTCGTCGCCGCGCGCGAGCCGAAGCTGCGTTACGACGTCGAGCCGCATGGCGACGTTCTGTTCATCCTGAACAATGCCGACGGCGCCGACGATTTTCGCATTTCCGCCGCGCCCCTCGCGGCGTCCGAGCGCGCCAATTGGCGCGACGTCGTTCCGCTTCGCGCCGGCGCGATGATCGTCGCCTTCACGGTCTTTGCGCATTTTCTGGTCTGGGTCGTGCGCGAAAACTCGCTGCCGCGCATCGTCATACGGGATCTCGAATCCGGCGACGCGCATGACATCGCCTTTGATGAAGAGGCCTACGCGCTCGGCCTCGATCCGGGTCTCGAATACGACACGACGACGCTGCGCTTCACCTATGCGTCCATGACGACGCCGGAGGAAATCTACGAGTACGACATGCGCGAGCGCACGCGCGTCCTGCGCAAAAGACAGGAAATTCCTTCCGGTCATGATCCGAAGAATTATGTGACCCGACGCCTCTACGCGCCGGCGCCCGATGGCGAAAGCGTGCCGATCACGCTGTTGCATCGCGCCGGTTTCGCGCCGGGCGCCGATGGCGCGCCGCTGCTGCTTTACGGCTATGGCGCCTATGGCCATTCGCTCGCCGCCGATTTCGACGAAGACGCGCTGTCGCTCGTCGATCGCGGCTTCGTCTACGCCCTCGCCCATACGCGCGGGGGAACCGATAAAGGCTGGAACTGGTACGAAACCGGCAAGCTCGAAAAAAAGACGAACACTTTCTCCGACTTCCTCGCCTGCGCACAGCATCTGATCGCTTGCGGCTATACATGCGAGGGCGCCATCGTCGCGCAAGGCGCATCGGCCGGCGGCATGCTGATGGGCGCGATTTTGAACGAAGCGCCGCAACTCTTCGCGGGCGTGATCGCAGGCGTGCCCTTCGTCGACGTGCTCAACACGATGCTGCGGGACGATCTGCCGCTCACGCCGCCCGAATGGCTCGAATGGGGCAACCCGATCGCAGATGCGGACGTCTACGACCGCATTGCCGCCTATTCGCCTTACGACAATGTGCGCGCGCAAATTTATCCGCCGATCCTTTCCATCGTCGGCGTCGCCGATCCGCGCGTGACCTATTGGGAGCCGCTGAAATGGGCGTCGAAGCTGCGCGCGACGATGACGGGCGGCGGACCCGTATTGCTTCACACGCATTTGACCGCGGGGCATGGCGGAGCCTCGGGACGTTTCGAGGCCCTGGAGGATACGGCGCTGGAATACGCCTTCGCGATCGCCTGTTCAAATCGCGCTAATGATCGCCGCTGA
- the cobU gene encoding bifunctional adenosylcobinamide kinase/adenosylcobinamide-phosphate guanylyltransferase, producing the protein MTENPHLTFILGGARSGKSAYAESLIMAHPGPWFYIATAQAFDDEMRERINIHQARRGGDWRTIEAPQLLPEAVIDAPANAPLMIDCLAIWLSNRMFAETDLVADRKALVAALLSRNAPTVVVSPEVGLSIVPENALARAFRDAAGVLHQEVAKIAAHVALVVAGYPVKVK; encoded by the coding sequence GTGACCGAAAACCCCCATCTCACCTTCATCCTCGGCGGCGCGCGGTCGGGTAAAAGCGCTTATGCGGAAAGCCTCATCATGGCGCATCCGGGTCCGTGGTTTTACATCGCCACGGCGCAGGCTTTCGACGACGAGATGCGCGAACGCATCAACATCCATCAGGCGCGGCGCGGCGGCGACTGGCGCACCATCGAGGCGCCGCAGCTTCTGCCGGAAGCTGTCATCGATGCGCCCGCCAATGCTCCGCTGATGATCGATTGCCTCGCCATCTGGCTCTCGAACAGAATGTTCGCGGAGACTGATCTCGTGGCGGATCGCAAGGCGCTCGTCGCGGCTCTGTTATCTCGCAACGCGCCGACTGTGGTCGTGTCGCCGGAGGTCGGTCTGTCGATTGTGCCGGAGAATGCGCTCGCGCGCGCCTTCCGCGACGCCGCAGGCGTGCTGCATCAGGAGGTCGCAAAGATCGCCGCGCATGTGGCGCTGGTGGTTGCGGGCTATCCGGTGAAAGTGAAGTGA